From a region of the Streptomyces sp. NBC_01454 genome:
- a CDS encoding PP2C family protein-serine/threonine phosphatase, which yields MLGDLIAASHVVTLDHVPDVVAKHAARVGWLEVLIYLADLQQDVLCLLAGQGSGAGGGAETVPDELRIEGTLAGRAFQTGSIVASTASEGGLWWVPLLDGTERLGVLRASAAPGMEWDAQTAQDLRNLAGLVALMVVSKRGTSDTYAKLVRRRRMNIAAEMEWRVMPPRTFATARLLISAVMEPAYEVSGDVFDYAVADEIVHLALFDAMGHDTAAGLTASLAVAASRNHRRQGSGILPTAEAMGRVLADEFDGNRFATGILAELNTATGVLIWTSLGHPAPVVIRKGRTALSLPCSPAPPMGTDLGVPPALCRDQLEPGDRLLLYSDGITEARNSDGQEFGLPRFTDFLIQHHADGLPVPETLRRLMRRHLAYHGGRLNDDATVLLLEWSGPAPFRPAHVEALAGLPEHTTPATALPTRWTRPDAEEP from the coding sequence ATGCTGGGTGATCTGATTGCCGCCAGCCATGTGGTCACGCTGGATCATGTCCCGGACGTGGTCGCCAAGCATGCGGCCCGGGTCGGCTGGCTGGAGGTTCTGATCTACCTGGCCGATCTCCAGCAGGACGTGCTGTGCCTGCTCGCCGGCCAGGGATCCGGCGCCGGCGGCGGGGCGGAGACCGTCCCCGATGAGCTGCGGATCGAGGGCACCCTGGCGGGGCGGGCCTTCCAGACGGGGAGCATCGTCGCGAGCACCGCCTCCGAAGGCGGCCTGTGGTGGGTGCCGTTGCTCGACGGCACCGAGCGTCTGGGGGTCCTGCGGGCCTCCGCCGCGCCCGGTATGGAGTGGGACGCCCAAACGGCTCAGGACCTGCGCAATCTCGCCGGGCTGGTCGCGTTGATGGTGGTCAGCAAGCGCGGGACGAGCGATACGTACGCCAAGCTCGTACGGCGCCGCCGGATGAACATCGCCGCGGAGATGGAGTGGCGCGTGATGCCACCGAGGACGTTCGCCACCGCCCGGTTGCTGATCAGCGCGGTGATGGAGCCCGCCTACGAGGTCAGTGGCGACGTCTTCGACTACGCCGTCGCCGATGAGATCGTGCACCTCGCGCTCTTCGACGCGATGGGCCATGACACCGCCGCCGGGCTGACCGCGAGCCTCGCGGTCGCCGCCAGCCGCAACCACCGCCGGCAGGGCTCCGGGATCCTGCCGACCGCCGAAGCCATGGGACGGGTGCTCGCCGACGAGTTCGACGGCAACCGCTTCGCCACGGGCATCCTGGCCGAGCTGAACACCGCCACCGGGGTGCTCATCTGGACCAGCCTGGGGCACCCCGCACCGGTCGTCATCCGCAAGGGACGCACCGCGCTGAGCCTGCCCTGCTCGCCCGCGCCTCCCATGGGCACCGACCTGGGCGTGCCGCCCGCCCTCTGCCGGGATCAACTGGAACCCGGTGACCGGCTGCTGCTCTACAGCGACGGCATCACCGAGGCCCGCAACAGCGACGGGCAGGAGTTCGGCCTGCCGAGATTCACCGACTTCCTCATCCAGCACCATGCCGACGGGCTGCCCGTGCCCGAGACCCTGCGTCGTCTGATGCGGCGTCATCTCGCCTACCACGGCGGGCGGCTCAACGACGACGCCACCGTCCTGCTGCTGGAGTGGAGCGGCCCCGCCCCCTTCCGCCCCGCCCACGTCGAAGCCCTCGCCGGTCTGCCCGAACACACCACCCCCGCCACCGCCCTGCCCACCCGCTGGACGCGGCCCGACGCCGAGGAGCCGTGA